A single region of the Ictalurus punctatus breed USDA103 chromosome 17, Coco_2.0, whole genome shotgun sequence genome encodes:
- the lipt2 gene encoding putative lipoyltransferase 2, mitochondrial: MSPGKTSVNIVNLGRVAYRSALQIQQQYVRQHFDSSSQTPNTVLLCEHDPVYTTGIRRASYPAEEEQRLKDVGAEFFRTNRGGLITFHGPGQMVCYPILNLGCFKKSVRWYVCELEKTVIKMCDKFGIKASTSPDTGIWVGNNKICAIGIHCGRYITSHGLGLNCNTDMRWFDHIVPCGIVGKGVTSLSQELGWDVTIEEAAPVFLEAFSEQFNCTLNKADLLQNH, encoded by the exons ATGTCACCTGGAAAGACCTCAGTCAACATTGTGAACTTGGGGAGAGTTGCTTATCGCAGTGCCCTACAGATACAGCAACAATATGTCAGACAACATTTCGATTCTTCAAGCCAAACTCCAAACACGGTACTCTTGTGTGAACATGATCCTGTTTACACCACTGGCATTCGGAGAGCATCGTACCCTGCTGAAGAGGAGCAGAGACTGAAAGATGTGGGTGCAGAATTCTTTCGGACAAACCGCGGAGGCCTTATAACCTTTCACGGACCAGGACAGATGGTGTGTTATCCTATTCTTAATCTGGGCTGCTTTAAGAAGAGTGTGAGGTGGTATGTGTGTGAACTGGAAAAGACAGTGATTAAGATGTGTGACAAGTTCGGAATTAAAGCTTCCACCTCGCCAGACACTGGGATCTGGGTTGGAAATAACAAAATATGTGCAATag GTATCCACTGTGGTAGATACATCACTTCTCATGGTTTGGGACTGAACTGCAACACTGACATGAGATGGTTTGACCACATTGTGCCCTGTGGTATTGTGGGAAAAGGAGTCACCTCACTCAGTCAAGAGCTCGGCTGGGATGTCACGATTGAAGAGGCGGCTCCAGTGTTTCTGGAGGCTTTTAGTGAACAGTTCAATTGCACTCTGAATAAAGCTGATCTTCTGCAAAATCACTGA
- the lipt2 gene encoding putative lipoyltransferase 2, mitochondrial isoform X1 encodes MLDKEDVQVTRQKLQACHSNIKMSPGKTSVNIVNLGRVAYRSALQIQQQYVRQHFDSSSQTPNTVLLCEHDPVYTTGIRRASYPAEEEQRLKDVGAEFFRTNRGGLITFHGPGQMVCYPILNLGCFKKSVRWYVCELEKTVIKMCDKFGIKASTSPDTGIWVGNNKICAIGIHCGRYITSHGLGLNCNTDMRWFDHIVPCGIVGKGVTSLSQELGWDVTIEEAAPVFLEAFSEQFNCTLNKADLLQNH; translated from the exons ATGCTCGACAAAGAAGATGTACAA GTCACACGGCAGAAGCTGCAAGCCTGCCATTCTAATATCAAGATGTCACCTGGAAAGACCTCAGTCAACATTGTGAACTTGGGGAGAGTTGCTTATCGCAGTGCCCTACAGATACAGCAACAATATGTCAGACAACATTTCGATTCTTCAAGCCAAACTCCAAACACGGTACTCTTGTGTGAACATGATCCTGTTTACACCACTGGCATTCGGAGAGCATCGTACCCTGCTGAAGAGGAGCAGAGACTGAAAGATGTGGGTGCAGAATTCTTTCGGACAAACCGCGGAGGCCTTATAACCTTTCACGGACCAGGACAGATGGTGTGTTATCCTATTCTTAATCTGGGCTGCTTTAAGAAGAGTGTGAGGTGGTATGTGTGTGAACTGGAAAAGACAGTGATTAAGATGTGTGACAAGTTCGGAATTAAAGCTTCCACCTCGCCAGACACTGGGATCTGGGTTGGAAATAACAAAATATGTGCAATag GTATCCACTGTGGTAGATACATCACTTCTCATGGTTTGGGACTGAACTGCAACACTGACATGAGATGGTTTGACCACATTGTGCCCTGTGGTATTGTGGGAAAAGGAGTCACCTCACTCAGTCAAGAGCTCGGCTGGGATGTCACGATTGAAGAGGCGGCTCCAGTGTTTCTGGAGGCTTTTAGTGAACAGTTCAATTGCACTCTGAATAAAGCTGATCTTCTGCAAAATCACTGA